A single Penaeus vannamei isolate JL-2024 chromosome 22, ASM4276789v1, whole genome shotgun sequence DNA region contains:
- the LOC113803935 gene encoding uncharacterized protein, with amino-acid sequence MVDDKYSSEMPDAEKIMLRDSSNAVPPTPFPKRHSPNTFPPPPFHQHHSPNTIPPTRVLHYPSNTIPPTPSPNTIPPTPVLQHHSPNTIPPAPFPQRQSSTIPQHHSSTIPPTPFPQHHSSTIPPTPFLQHPFPNTIPPTPSLQHHSSNTIPPTPILQHYSSNTSPPTLFLQHHSPNAIPPTPFLLHHSPSTIPPTPFLQHESSTIPPTPFPQHHPPTPLPQHHSPNTIPPPPFPQHHSPNARPPPFPQRQTSNTIPPTPFLHYPSNTIPPTPFLHYPSNTIPPTPFPQHHPSNTIPPTPFLQHHSPNASPPTRKYTAPHKVRTAIKTRN; translated from the exons ATGGTGGACGATAAGTATTCGTCGGAAATGCCCGATGCGGAGAAAATAATGTTGAGGGAT TCCTCCAACGCTGTTCCTCCAACACCATTCCCCAAACGACATTCCCCCaacacctttcctcctccaccattccacCAGCACCATTCCCCCAACACCATTCCTCCAACACGAGTCCTACACTATCCCTCCAACACCAttcccccaacaccatcccccaaCACCATTCCTCCAACGCCAGTCCTCCAACACCATTCCCCCAACACCATTCCCCCAGCACCATTCCCCCAACGCCAGTCCTCCACCATTCCCCAACACCATTCCTCCACTATCCCTCCAACACCATTCCCCCAACACCATTCCTCCACTATCCCTCCAACACCATTCCTCCAACACCCTTTCCCCAACACCATCCCTCCAACACCATCCCTCCAACACCATTCCTCCAACACCATTCCTCCAACACCAATCCTCCAACACTATTCCTCCAACACTAGTCCTCCAACGCTGTTCCTCCAACACCATTCCCCAAACGCCATTCCCCCaacacctttcctcctccaccattcccccAGCACCATTCCCCCAACACCATTCCTCCAACACGAGTCCTCCACTATCCCTCCAACACCAttcccccaacaccatcccccaaccccactcccccaacaCCACTCCCCCAACACCATTCCCCCACCACCATTCCCCCAGCACCATTCCCCCAACGCCAGGCCTCCACCATTCCCCCAACGCCAGACCTCCAACACCATTCCCCCAACACCATTCCTGCACTATCCCTCCAACACCATTCCACCAACACCATTCCTCCACTATCCCTCCAACACCATTCCTCCAACACCCTTTCCCCAACACCATCCCTCCAACACCATCCCTCCAACACCATTCCTCCAACACCATTCCCCCAACGCCAGTCCTCCAACTAGGAAATATACAGCACCACACAAAGTTCGAACAGCAATTAAAACTCGgaattag